The nucleotide sequence CCGTCGACGCGTGGAGCGAACCCACCCGTGGAGCCGGTCGACGGTCCCCGGATCGCCGTCGACCGCCCGGTCGATGTCGTCGGCGACCGCGACCACGTCGTCGGCGATCGTCCCGGTCACCTCCCCGGCCGTCAGCCGGTCGAGCTTCCGACGCGTCGCGCGCAACCCCTCCTGGATCCGTCCGGGGCCGTCGGCGTCGGCGGCGAGCGCCCGCGTCAGGTCGTCGCGGACGTCGAGGAGGCGTTCGACCTCGTCGCCCGTCGGCGACCGGTCGACACGGCGGGGGGCCACCTCCCCGTCCCGTCCGTCACCGTCGACGCCCTCGGCGTCGGCCGTCCCCGCGCCGTCGGTGTTCGCGTCGCCGTCCCCCTCGTCCGCCGCCGCGAACGCCCGGAACTCGGCCGTCTCGGCGGCGCCGTCCGTCTCGGCCGTCGACGAGACGGTCAGGATACCGTCCGCGTCGACCGCGAACTCGATCCCGACCTCGGGGGTGCCCGCCGGCGCCCGCGGAACCTCCGGGACGGTGAACTCGCCGATCGGTTCCGGGTCGTCCTCGCCGCGCAGGACCCGCACCCGGACGGACGTCCGGTCGTCCTCGTCCGTGGTGACCGTCTTCGACTCCCGGCAGGGGAGCGGCGTCCCCGCCTCGACGAGCGTGTCGACCCCGCCAGCCGCCGTCTCGACGCCGAGGGCGGCCGGCAGGAGCGGTGGCCGGGTTATCCCGGGCACGTCGCCGGTGTGAACGCGGTTCGTCGGGAGCGGTTCGTGGGCGTACGCCGGCCTGTAGGCGGCGATCGGCTCCGGATCGTCCGGCGGGACGTCGGGAAGGTCCGAGTCGTCCAGCCGGACGTCGGGAGGGTGGTCCAGGTAGTCCGGCAACTCCCCGAACAGGACCCACCGACTCCAGGCGATCGCCGAGTCGGTGAGTCGCGGTCCCTCCCCGATCGAGAGGCCGCCCAGCGTCTCCCCGTCCGCACTCTCGGCGCCGACGTTGACGACCTCGCGGCCGACGTCGACGCGAACGTCGATCCGGGGCTCTCCGGCCGGCGCGTCCGGGATACCCGTCGCCACGAAATCGCCGAGGTCGACGCCGTCGGCCACGCCGGGGCCTCCCTCGCGTATCCGAATCCGGGCCTCGCGCTGTCCGTCGACCGTCGTCGTGAACGTCTTCGACCTGTCGGTGGGGATCGACGTGTCCCCCTCGACGATCGGCTCGAAGTCCTCGTCGTCGACCGCGACGCCGATCGGACGCGGACGCTGATCGATCAGGACGACGTCGTCGACCGGTCCGGCGAGGATCCCGCCCTGGACCGCGGCTCCGAACGCGCCGGCGACGGCCGGATCGACGCCGGTCGAGGGGACCAGATCGACGGCCGCTTCGATCGCCTCCCGAACCGCGGGCATCCGCGTCGCACCCCCGACGAGGACGACGTCGTCGACGTCGGTAGGCGCGACCCCGGCCGCGTCGAGGACGGCTTCGATCCGCTCGACGAGACGGTCGCGGAGTTCGGCGGTCATCCCGTCGAGTTGCTCCCGTGTCAGGGTCTCCTCCAGGTCGAGCGGGCCGTCGTCGGTGAAGGTGACGTACGGCAGGCTGATCTCGTATCGGTCGCGGGCGGTGAGGTCGGTCCGGGCGTCGGCCGCCGCCTCGATCAGCCGTCGCCGGGACCCTGCGTCGTCCCGGAGGTCGACGCCGTGGTCGGCGTCGAACCGCTCCGCGAGGTGGTCGACGACCGCCCGGTCCCAGTCGTCGCCGCCGAGGTCGCTCCCGTCGGTCGCCTCGGCGATGTACGCACCGCGGTCGACTTCGAGGACGCCCACGTCGAACGTTCCGCCGCCGAGGTCACAGACGAGTACGTTCGGTTCGGTCCCGTGGCTCGGCTTCGCGGCCATCGCGGCCGCGGACGTCGCGAGGAGGATCCGCTCGGTCCGGAGGCCGGCGAGCGAAACCGCGTCTCTCAGACGCCGTCGGTACGCCGACGTCGCACGGTTCGGGACCGTGAGGACCACGCCGCGCGGCGTCGACTCGTCGCCGTCCGTCGCCGCGGGGACCGCCGTCGCGACGACCGCCGCCGCGAGCGTCTCCGGCGGGTAGGAGACGCCGTCGACGACGAGCGCGTCGCCCGTCCGGAGGCGATCGACGAGGTCGGTCGCCCGCCGCTCGGGGTCGATCGTCGCGGCGGTGGCTCGTTTCCCGGCCAGTAGCGTCCCGTCGTCGCCGACCGCGACGACGGTCGGGGTCGCCTCGCGACCCTCCGCGTTCGTGACCGGCCGGGGACGGTCGCCG is from Haloplanus salinarum and encodes:
- the grpE gene encoding nucleotide exchange factor GrpE, with the protein product MSPSLQGSFIGLDFGTTTTRCAVYDGDRPRPVTNAEGREATPTVVAVGDDGTLLAGKRATAATIDPERRATDLVDRLRTGDALVVDGVSYPPETLAAAVVATAVPAATDGDESTPRGVVLTVPNRATSAYRRRLRDAVSLAGLRTERILLATSAAAMAAKPSHGTEPNVLVCDLGGGTFDVGVLEVDRGAYIAEATDGSDLGGDDWDRAVVDHLAERFDADHGVDLRDDAGSRRRLIEAAADARTDLTARDRYEISLPYVTFTDDGPLDLEETLTREQLDGMTAELRDRLVERIEAVLDAAGVAPTDVDDVVLVGGATRMPAVREAIEAAVDLVPSTGVDPAVAGAFGAAVQGGILAGPVDDVVLIDQRPRPIGVAVDDEDFEPIVEGDTSIPTDRSKTFTTTVDGQREARIRIREGGPGVADGVDLGDFVATGIPDAPAGEPRIDVRVDVGREVVNVGAESADGETLGGLSIGEGPRLTDSAIAWSRWVLFGELPDYLDHPPDVRLDDSDLPDVPPDDPEPIAAYRPAYAHEPLPTNRVHTGDVPGITRPPLLPAALGVETAAGGVDTLVEAGTPLPCRESKTVTTDEDDRTSVRVRVLRGEDDPEPIGEFTVPEVPRAPAGTPEVGIEFAVDADGILTVSSTAETDGAAETAEFRAFAAADEGDGDANTDGAGTADAEGVDGDGRDGEVAPRRVDRSPTGDEVERLLDVRDDLTRALAADADGPGRIQEGLRATRRKLDRLTAGEVTGTIADDVVAVADDIDRAVDGDPGTVDRLHGWVRSTRRRIDSALEGIGVALVDPDPGTSLDPDRHSAGTTVESTRPEGAILEVRRVGYARDGRVERPATVVVSDGSGTAERGPPEEVPRAPDRSLDYGALVRGDRIGRGGRADVYEATVEGGNLTVALKEPRFSGTLHAEIGERFVEEARTWAGLDDHDHVVGVVDWGERPVPWIAMEFMKGGDLSDRAGELSTTQALWTALATTRGVHHAHRHGVAHLDLKPANVLFRSVEDGWDVPKVADWGLSRRLLDGARERAEYTPTYAAPEQFDDDSPVDTVTDVYQLGAICYELSTGRPPFRGDAGWPRTERPAPPSDLADVPEAVDDVVLTALATEREDRYESTLYLRDALRDVLENVCDGDV